In Pseudomonas oryzicola, one DNA window encodes the following:
- a CDS encoding PLP-dependent aminotransferase family protein: MSELVLPFDPAGIVLDRRRGLSQQLYQALRARVLDGRLSSGMRLPATRDLAAVLALSRNSVVRAYDQLYAEGFIESRVGDGTYVSQLPKLSTQLSTGLSSWLSTGLSTFIEKDTGVLSSLPRLSEPLRRLESNHLPPPRSGAPCAFRLGIPAFDLFPFDVWAKLQAGFWRNPAPAQLGYGDPAGEPHLRELVAAYLRSSRGLSCTAAQIVITSGAQQAISLCAQLLLQPGDGVAVENPGYRAAGHAFALVGGRLHGVPVDEDGLDCSRLGQLTDCRLAYVTPAHQYPTGVTMSLARRLELLAWAEQSGGWIIEDDYDGEYRYSGAPLAPLASLDRNGRVLYVGTFGKIAFPALRLGYLVLPPSLAQAFSQGRALAMRHSEVSSQWVMAEFMARGHFQRHIRRMRKAALSRRNVLKAGWPVDIPGLGRMPEVAAGLHVKVDVDNFALEQELVARGEGVGVEVTPLSNFWLADSAVPVDKQAGLVLGFAAVPEGEIAEALLKLRKAWRPIRG; the protein is encoded by the coding sequence ATGAGCGAGCTAGTGTTGCCCTTCGACCCCGCCGGTATCGTACTGGATCGCCGCCGCGGGCTCAGTCAGCAGCTGTACCAGGCGCTACGTGCGCGGGTGCTGGACGGGCGCCTGAGTAGCGGCATGCGGCTGCCAGCTACCCGCGACCTGGCTGCCGTGCTGGCGCTGTCACGCAATAGCGTGGTGCGTGCTTATGACCAGCTGTATGCCGAGGGTTTCATCGAAAGCCGTGTAGGCGACGGCACCTATGTCAGCCAGCTGCCGAAACTATCCACACAACTGTCCACAGGGTTATCCAGCTGGTTATCAACAGGTTTATCCACATTTATCGAAAAAGATACTGGCGTTTTATCCAGCTTGCCGCGCCTTAGCGAACCTTTAAGGCGCCTTGAGAGTAACCATCTGCCGCCGCCAAGAAGTGGTGCTCCGTGCGCGTTTCGGCTTGGTATTCCGGCATTCGATTTGTTCCCGTTCGATGTCTGGGCCAAGCTGCAAGCGGGTTTTTGGCGCAACCCGGCACCTGCGCAGTTGGGTTATGGCGACCCGGCAGGCGAGCCACATTTGCGTGAGCTGGTCGCCGCCTACTTGCGCAGCTCGCGTGGGCTGAGCTGTACAGCTGCGCAAATTGTGATCACCAGTGGTGCGCAGCAGGCCATCAGCCTTTGTGCACAGCTGCTATTGCAGCCAGGAGACGGCGTGGCTGTGGAAAACCCGGGTTATCGGGCGGCCGGGCATGCCTTTGCGCTGGTCGGTGGCAGGCTGCATGGCGTGCCGGTGGATGAGGATGGCTTGGACTGTAGCCGGCTCGGGCAACTGACAGATTGCCGGCTCGCCTACGTCACGCCGGCCCACCAGTACCCGACCGGGGTGACCATGAGCCTGGCGCGGCGCCTGGAACTGCTAGCCTGGGCCGAGCAAAGCGGTGGCTGGATCATCGAAGACGACTATGACGGCGAATATCGCTACAGCGGCGCGCCTTTGGCGCCGCTGGCATCGCTCGACCGGAACGGGCGGGTGCTGTACGTCGGTACATTCGGCAAGATCGCCTTCCCGGCATTGCGCCTTGGCTACCTGGTGCTGCCGCCGTCGCTGGCGCAGGCGTTCAGCCAAGGCAGGGCGCTGGCGATGCGGCACTCGGAGGTCAGTAGCCAGTGGGTAATGGCCGAATTCATGGCGCGAGGGCACTTCCAGCGGCATATCCGGCGTATGCGCAAGGCAGCCTTGAGCCGACGCAACGTGCTCAAGGCCGGTTGGCCTGTGGACATACCGGGGTTGGGCCGCATGCCGGAAGTGGCTGCCGGGCTGCACGTTAAAGTGGATGTGGATAACTTTGCCCTGGAACAAGAGTTGGTAGCCAGGGGTGAGGGTGTGGGGGTTGAGGTGACCCCGCTGAGTAATTTCTGGCTTGCGGACAGCGCAGTGCCTGTGGATAAGCAGGCAGGGCTGGTGCTCGGGTTTGCAGCGGTGCCGGAGGGGGAGATTGCCGAGGCTTTGCTGAAATTGCGCAAGGCCTGGCGGCCTATTCGCGGGTAA
- a CDS encoding PA3496 family putative envelope integrity protein: protein MARDYDGTYQPSAKARKQQEKDQRRMEYRRAIESYCDQRQLLRDLVDYPELQDLTVWQASVAVSPKNAQPSR from the coding sequence ATGGCTCGTGATTACGACGGTACTTACCAACCCAGCGCCAAGGCTCGCAAGCAGCAGGAAAAGGATCAGCGCCGCATGGAATACCGCCGCGCGATCGAGAGCTATTGCGACCAACGCCAATTGCTGCGCGACCTGGTGGACTACCCCGAGTTGCAGGACCTCACGGTCTGGCAGGCGTCTGTGGCAGTTTCCCCGAAAAACGCTCAACCAAGCCGCTGA
- the hexR gene encoding transcriptional regulator HexR has protein sequence MNLLQHIAQSRHLLRKSELKVADHVLLDPAAVMHSSMADLAHSVGISEPTIVRFCRAIGCSGFQDLKLKLAQSLAAGASFGQFAIHEDDSVADYSLKIFDTTLHTLMEVREHLDPQALQQAVTAMAQAQRVEFYGFGASGAVAADAQHKFFRLLLSAAAYSDPHMQAMSAVTLKPGDVAVCISQSGRSKDLLITANLVRESGANLITLCPSQTPLAELSTVNLAIDVHEDTEIYTPLTSRIAHLVVIDVLAMGVAMARGPSLVNHLKSVKRSLRSLRLSPKSIKATDD, from the coding sequence GTGAATCTGTTGCAACATATCGCCCAATCGCGCCACCTGCTGCGCAAATCGGAACTCAAGGTAGCCGACCACGTGCTACTCGACCCGGCTGCCGTCATGCATAGCTCCATGGCCGACTTGGCGCATAGCGTAGGTATCAGTGAACCGACCATCGTGCGCTTCTGCCGCGCCATCGGTTGTTCGGGGTTCCAGGACCTGAAGCTGAAACTGGCACAGAGCCTGGCCGCCGGGGCCAGTTTCGGCCAGTTCGCCATCCATGAAGACGACTCGGTTGCCGACTACAGCCTGAAGATCTTCGACACGACCCTGCACACCCTGATGGAAGTGCGTGAGCACCTCGATCCCCAGGCGCTACAACAGGCGGTAACCGCCATGGCCCAGGCGCAGCGTGTGGAGTTCTACGGCTTTGGCGCCTCCGGTGCGGTGGCGGCCGATGCCCAGCACAAGTTCTTCCGTTTGTTGCTCAGCGCGGCAGCCTACTCCGACCCGCACATGCAGGCGATGTCGGCGGTAACCCTCAAACCGGGTGATGTGGCAGTGTGCATCTCCCAGTCGGGCCGCTCCAAGGACCTGCTGATTACCGCAAACCTGGTGCGTGAGAGCGGCGCCAACCTGATTACCCTGTGCCCCAGCCAGACGCCGCTGGCCGAACTGTCGACGGTCAACCTGGCAATTGACGTGCATGAAGACACCGAAATCTATACGCCGCTGACCTCGCGTATCGCCCACCTTGTAGTGATCGACGTGTTGGCCATGGGCGTGGCCATGGCGCGCGGGCCGAGCCTGGTCAACCATCTCAAGAGCGTGAAGCGCAGCTTGCGCAGCTTGCGTCTGTCGCCAAAGTCGATCAAGGCTACAGATGACTGA
- a CDS encoding FMN-binding negative transcriptional regulator has translation MYNSKPHQEHDLDRLHQHMHGTRLAILLSHSEQGLLATHLPVLIDTSEGEFGTVYAHLARANHQWQALAQGTEALLVFPGADAYVSPGYYPSKTENPKVVPTWNYLAVHAYGTAEVLHDGPTLLAIVSRLTERHEQGRKKPWKVTDAPADYLDRMLHAIVGIRLPIARLQGACKLSQNRSAQDIAGVREGLGASPDYLDNQLAAHMRQL, from the coding sequence ATGTACAACAGCAAACCCCACCAGGAACACGACCTTGATCGCCTGCACCAGCACATGCACGGCACCCGCCTGGCCATTCTGCTCAGCCACAGCGAACAAGGCCTGCTGGCCACCCACCTGCCGGTGTTGATCGATACCAGCGAAGGCGAGTTCGGCACTGTCTATGCCCATCTGGCCCGGGCCAACCACCAGTGGCAGGCCCTGGCGCAAGGTACCGAGGCCCTGCTGGTGTTTCCCGGCGCCGATGCCTATGTCAGCCCCGGCTATTACCCGAGCAAGACTGAGAACCCAAAGGTGGTACCAACCTGGAACTACCTGGCCGTGCATGCCTATGGCACGGCCGAAGTGCTCCACGATGGCCCGACACTGCTGGCTATCGTCAGTCGCCTGACCGAACGCCACGAACAAGGCCGCAAAAAGCCGTGGAAAGTCACTGACGCCCCAGCCGACTATCTCGACAGAATGCTCCATGCCATAGTCGGCATCCGCTTGCCCATTGCTCGCCTGCAAGGCGCGTGCAAGCTCAGCCAGAACCGTTCGGCGCAAGACATTGCCGGAGTACGTGAGGGCCTTGGCGCCAGCCCTGATTATCTGGATAACCAACTCGCGGCGCACATGCGCCAACTCTGA
- a CDS encoding acetyl-CoA carboxylase biotin carboxylase subunit: MIKKILIANRGEIAVRIVRACAEMGIRSVAIYSDADRHALHVKRADEAHSIGAEPLAGYLNPRKLVNLAVETGCDALHPGYGFLSENAELAEICAERGIKFIGPAADVIRRMGDKTEARRTMIAAGVPVTPGTEGNVADIHEALSEGDRIGYPVMLKATSGGGGRGIRRCNSREELEQNFPRVISEATKAFGSAEVFLEKCIVNPKHIEAQILGDSFGNVVHLFERDCSIQRRNQKLIEIAPSPQLTPEQRAYIGDLAVRAAKAVNYENAGTVEFLLADGEVYFMEMNTRVQVEHTITEEITGIDIVREQIRIASGLPLSVKQEDIQHRGYALQFRINAEDPKNNFLPSFGKITRYYAPGGPGVRTDTAIYTGYTIPPFYDSMCLKLVVWALTWEEAMDRGLRALDDMRVQGVKTTAAYYQEILRNPEFRSGQFNTSFVESHPELTNYSIKRKPEELALAIAAAIAAHAGL, encoded by the coding sequence GTGATAAAAAAAATCCTGATCGCCAACCGAGGTGAAATCGCAGTTCGGATCGTGCGCGCTTGCGCCGAGATGGGCATTCGCTCGGTGGCGATCTATTCCGACGCCGATCGGCATGCGTTGCACGTCAAGCGCGCCGACGAAGCCCACAGCATCGGTGCAGAGCCGCTGGCCGGTTATCTGAACCCGCGCAAGCTGGTCAACCTGGCTGTGGAAACCGGCTGTGACGCCTTGCACCCGGGCTATGGTTTCCTCTCGGAAAACGCTGAGCTGGCGGAGATCTGCGCCGAACGCGGAATCAAGTTCATCGGTCCGGCCGCCGATGTCATTCGCCGCATGGGCGACAAGACCGAAGCACGCCGTACCATGATCGCTGCCGGCGTGCCGGTGACTCCTGGCACTGAGGGTAACGTTGCCGATATCCACGAAGCGCTTAGCGAAGGTGACCGCATCGGTTACCCGGTCATGCTCAAGGCCACCTCTGGTGGCGGCGGTCGGGGTATTCGCCGTTGCAACAGCCGCGAAGAACTGGAACAGAACTTCCCTCGGGTCATCTCCGAGGCCACCAAGGCCTTCGGCTCGGCCGAAGTATTCCTGGAAAAATGCATCGTCAACCCCAAGCATATCGAGGCGCAGATCCTCGGTGACAGCTTCGGCAACGTGGTGCACCTGTTCGAGCGCGACTGCTCGATCCAGCGCCGCAACCAGAAACTCATCGAAATCGCCCCAAGCCCGCAGCTTACCCCCGAGCAGCGTGCCTACATCGGTGATCTGGCGGTCCGTGCCGCCAAGGCGGTGAATTACGAGAACGCCGGTACCGTGGAGTTTCTGCTCGCCGATGGCGAGGTGTACTTCATGGAAATGAACACCCGGGTGCAGGTGGAGCACACCATCACCGAGGAAATCACCGGTATCGATATCGTTCGTGAGCAGATCCGCATTGCCTCGGGCCTGCCGCTGTCGGTCAAGCAGGAAGATATCCAGCACCGCGGCTATGCGCTGCAGTTCCGGATCAACGCCGAAGACCCGAAAAACAACTTCCTGCCCAGCTTCGGCAAGATCACCCGCTACTACGCCCCCGGCGGCCCGGGCGTACGTACCGACACGGCGATCTATACCGGCTACACCATTCCACCGTTCTACGACTCCATGTGCCTCAAGCTGGTGGTCTGGGCGTTGACCTGGGAAGAGGCAATGGACCGCGGCCTGCGCGCCCTTGACGACATGCGCGTGCAAGGAGTGAAGACGACTGCCGCGTACTATCAGGAAATCCTGCGCAATCCCGAATTCCGTAGCGGCCAGTTCAATACCAGCTTCGTCGAAAGCCACCCGGAACTGACCAACTACTCGATCAAGCGCAAACCCGAAGAGCTGGCCCTGGCCATCGCCGCTGCCATCGCCGCCCACGCAGGCCTGTGA
- the oadA gene encoding sodium-extruding oxaloacetate decarboxylase subunit alpha has translation MSKKIHVTDTILRDAHQSLLATRMRTDDMLPICDKLDKVGYWSLEVWGGATFDACVRFLKEDPWERLRKLRAALPNTRLQMLLRGQNLLGYRHYSDDVVKAFVAKAAVNGIDVFRIFDAMNDVRNLRVAIEAVKAAGKHAQGTIAYTTSPVHTIEAFVNQAKQMEAMGCDSVAIKDMAGLLTPYATGELVKALKAEQSLPVFIHSHDTAGLAAMCQLKAVENGADHIDTAISSFAWGTSHPGTESMVAALKGSEFDTGLDLELLQEIGLYFYAVRKKYHQFESEFTAVDTRVQVNQVPGGMISNLANQLKEQGALNRMNEVLAEIPRVREDLGFPPLVTPTSQIVGTQAFFNVLAGERYKTITNEVKLYLQGGYGKAPGVVNEQLRRQAIGSEEVIDVRPADLLKPEMAKLRADIGALARCEEDVLTFAMFPDIGRKFLEEREAGTLTPEVLLPIPEAGAVASHSGEGVPTEFVIDVHGETYRVDITGVGVKAEGKRHFYLSIDGMPEEVVFEPLNEFVGGGSSKRKQASAPGHVSTTMPGNIVDVLVKEGDMVKVGQAVLITEAMKMETEVQAAIAGKVVAIHVAKGDRVTPGEILIEIEG, from the coding sequence ATGTCCAAGAAAATTCACGTAACCGACACGATCCTGCGCGATGCCCACCAGTCTCTGCTGGCCACTCGTATGCGTACCGATGACATGCTGCCGATCTGTGACAAGCTCGACAAGGTCGGCTACTGGTCGCTGGAAGTCTGGGGTGGCGCCACCTTCGACGCCTGCGTGCGCTTCCTGAAGGAAGACCCGTGGGAGCGCCTGCGCAAGCTGCGCGCAGCGTTGCCCAACACCCGTCTGCAAATGCTGCTGCGCGGCCAGAACCTGCTGGGCTACCGCCACTACAGCGACGACGTGGTCAAGGCCTTCGTCGCCAAGGCCGCAGTCAACGGCATCGACGTGTTCCGCATTTTCGACGCCATGAACGACGTGCGTAACCTGCGCGTGGCCATCGAAGCGGTCAAGGCAGCCGGCAAGCACGCCCAGGGCACCATCGCCTACACCACCAGTCCGGTGCACACCATCGAAGCCTTCGTCAATCAGGCCAAGCAGATGGAAGCCATGGGGTGCGACTCGGTGGCGATCAAGGACATGGCCGGCCTGCTGACCCCTTACGCCACCGGCGAACTGGTCAAGGCGCTGAAGGCCGAGCAGTCACTGCCGGTGTTCATCCACTCCCACGATACCGCCGGCCTGGCCGCGATGTGCCAGCTGAAGGCCGTGGAAAACGGTGCCGACCACATCGATACCGCCATCTCCAGCTTCGCCTGGGGCACCAGCCACCCGGGCACCGAGTCGATGGTTGCCGCGCTCAAGGGCAGCGAGTTCGACACTGGCCTGGACCTGGAACTGCTGCAGGAAATCGGCCTGTACTTCTACGCCGTGCGCAAGAAGTATCACCAGTTCGAGAGCGAATTCACCGCCGTGGACACCCGCGTGCAGGTCAACCAGGTGCCGGGCGGCATGATTTCCAACCTGGCCAACCAGCTCAAGGAGCAGGGCGCGCTCAACCGCATGAATGAAGTGCTGGCAGAGATCCCGCGCGTGCGTGAAGACCTCGGCTTCCCGCCGCTGGTGACCCCGACCTCGCAGATCGTCGGCACCCAGGCGTTCTTCAACGTGCTGGCTGGCGAGCGTTACAAGACCATCACCAACGAGGTGAAGCTGTACCTGCAAGGTGGCTACGGCAAGGCCCCGGGTGTGGTCAACGAGCAACTGCGTCGCCAGGCGATCGGCAGCGAAGAGGTTATCGACGTACGCCCGGCCGACTTGCTGAAGCCGGAAATGGCCAAGCTGCGTGCCGATATCGGTGCCCTGGCGCGTTGTGAAGAAGATGTGCTCACTTTTGCCATGTTCCCCGACATTGGCCGCAAGTTCCTCGAAGAGCGCGAAGCTGGCACCCTCACTCCTGAAGTCCTGCTGCCAATTCCTGAGGCGGGCGCAGTAGCGTCTCATAGTGGCGAAGGTGTGCCGACCGAGTTCGTCATCGACGTGCACGGCGAAACCTACCGTGTCGACATCACTGGCGTGGGGGTGAAGGCCGAAGGCAAGCGCCACTTCTACCTGTCGATCGACGGTATGCCGGAAGAGGTGGTGTTCGAGCCGCTCAACGAATTTGTCGGCGGAGGCAGCAGCAAGCGCAAGCAGGCCAGCGCCCCGGGCCACGTCAGCACCACCATGCCCGGCAACATCGTTGATGTGCTGGTCAAGGAAGGCGACATGGTGAAGGTCGGCCAGGCCGTGCTGATCACCGAAGCCATGAAGATGGAAACCGAAGTGCAGGCGGCAATCGCCGGCAAGGTCGTGGCCATTCACGTCGCCAAGGGCGACCGAGTGACGCCGGGCGAGATCCTGATCGAGATCGAAGGCTGA
- a CDS encoding GNAT family N-acetyltransferase: MTDTLNWKPATTPKGDPIHGRFIRLEKLDPARHGDELWEALQGPAADPALWDYLPYGPFAERAAFDHWLEGHAAGCDPLCYTVIDRLGGQAQGILSLMSIVPQHGRIEIGHVAFGAAMQRTPKGTEAVYLLGKLAFELGNRRLEWKCNNANARSKRAAERFGFVYEGVFRKHLVVKGHNRDTAWYSITDDEWPAVAVGFERWLSEENQQPTGQVQTLEACRRD, translated from the coding sequence ATGACTGACACATTGAATTGGAAACCTGCCACCACACCCAAGGGCGACCCCATCCATGGTCGCTTCATCCGCCTGGAAAAGCTCGACCCGGCGCGCCATGGCGACGAACTCTGGGAAGCGCTGCAAGGCCCGGCTGCCGACCCCGCGCTGTGGGACTACCTGCCCTACGGCCCGTTTGCCGAGCGTGCGGCTTTTGATCATTGGCTGGAAGGCCATGCCGCCGGCTGCGACCCACTGTGCTACACAGTCATCGACCGCCTTGGCGGCCAGGCCCAAGGCATCCTCAGCCTGATGTCGATCGTGCCCCAACACGGCCGCATCGAAATCGGCCACGTCGCCTTCGGTGCCGCCATGCAGCGCACGCCCAAGGGCACCGAGGCGGTGTACCTGCTGGGCAAGCTGGCCTTCGAACTGGGCAATCGCCGCCTGGAATGGAAGTGCAACAATGCCAACGCCCGCTCCAAGCGCGCGGCGGAGCGGTTTGGTTTTGTCTATGAAGGGGTATTCCGCAAGCACCTGGTGGTGAAGGGCCACAATCGCGACACCGCCTGGTATTCGATAACCGATGACGAGTGGCCGGCAGTGGCTGTCGGATTCGAGCGCTGGTTGAGCGAAGAAAACCAACAGCCGACCGGCCAGGTACAAACCCTTGAGGCATGTCGCCGCGACTGA
- a CDS encoding polyamine ABC transporter substrate-binding protein, translating to MVRLKHLLAPLITATLFTGALQAQAEQRTLRVYNWFDYITPQTLTEFQKDSGVKLIYDIFDTNEALEAKLLTGNSGYDVVVPSNVFLAKQIEAGVFQPLDRSKLPNWQHLDPSLMKLIEANDPGNKFAVPYMYGTVLIGFNPAKVKAALGDDAPVDSWDLIFKEENIAKLKQCGVALLDSPSEILPLALQHLGLPPNSDKPADYKQAEALMLKIRPYITYFHSSKYMADIANGDICVAVGYSGSFSQAANRARDAKNGVVVDMRLPKEGAPIWFDMLAIPKNAANPEDAHAFINYLLRPEVIAPISDFVGYPNPNKDATDKVNPAIRNNPNLYPTAEAMTKLYTLKPLARDAERARTRAWTRIKSGT from the coding sequence ATGGTCCGACTCAAGCATCTGCTCGCCCCGCTCATCACCGCCACCCTGTTTACCGGCGCCCTGCAGGCCCAGGCCGAACAGCGCACCCTGCGGGTATACAACTGGTTCGACTACATCACCCCGCAAACCCTCACCGAGTTTCAGAAGGACAGCGGTGTGAAGCTGATCTACGACATCTTCGACACCAACGAGGCGCTGGAGGCCAAGCTACTGACCGGTAACTCCGGGTATGACGTGGTGGTGCCATCCAACGTCTTCCTCGCCAAGCAGATTGAAGCCGGGGTGTTCCAGCCATTGGACCGTAGCAAGCTACCGAACTGGCAACACCTGGACCCGTCCCTGATGAAGCTGATCGAAGCCAACGACCCGGGCAACAAGTTTGCCGTACCCTACATGTACGGCACCGTGCTGATCGGCTTCAACCCGGCCAAGGTCAAGGCTGCGCTCGGCGACGACGCGCCAGTGGACAGCTGGGACCTGATCTTCAAGGAAGAGAACATCGCCAAGCTCAAGCAGTGTGGCGTGGCGCTGCTCGACTCGCCGTCGGAGATCCTGCCGCTAGCCTTGCAGCATCTTGGCCTGCCGCCGAACAGCGACAAGCCGGCCGACTACAAGCAGGCCGAAGCATTGATGCTGAAAATCCGTCCATACATCACCTACTTCCACTCCTCGAAATACATGGCGGACATAGCCAATGGTGATATCTGCGTGGCAGTCGGCTACAGCGGCAGCTTCTCCCAGGCCGCCAACCGCGCCCGCGATGCGAAAAATGGCGTGGTGGTGGATATGCGCCTGCCCAAGGAAGGTGCGCCGATCTGGTTCGATATGCTGGCAATTCCAAAGAACGCAGCCAACCCGGAAGATGCTCATGCATTCATCAACTACCTGCTGCGGCCCGAGGTAATTGCGCCGATCAGTGATTTTGTCGGGTACCCGAACCCCAACAAGGATGCCACCGACAAAGTGAACCCGGCGATTCGCAACAACCCCAACCTGTACCCGACGGCAGAGGCGATGACCAAACTGTATACCCTCAAGCCTTTGGCGCGGGATGCCGAACGGGCACGCACCCGGGCCTGGACGCGGATCAAGTCCGGTACCTGA
- a CDS encoding GNAT family N-acetyltransferase, with amino-acid sequence MPTSVTLRPVTANDHAAWLALWQAYLHFYETELADEVSLSTWQRLLNPNEPTYSALAWADGKAVGMVNYIYHRSNWSIENACYLQDLYVDSKQRGLGIGRQLIEHVYTAAKADNCIKVHWLTHETNATAINLYQQIAERSGFIQYRKGL; translated from the coding sequence ATGCCCACCAGTGTTACCCTGCGCCCTGTCACTGCCAATGACCACGCTGCCTGGCTTGCCTTGTGGCAGGCCTACTTGCACTTCTATGAAACGGAACTGGCCGATGAAGTCAGCCTCAGTACCTGGCAACGCCTGCTCAACCCGAACGAACCGACTTATTCGGCGCTGGCCTGGGCCGATGGCAAGGCGGTGGGCATGGTCAATTACATCTACCATCGCTCCAACTGGAGCATCGAGAACGCCTGCTACCTGCAAGACCTGTATGTGGACAGCAAGCAACGCGGCCTGGGTATCGGCCGCCAGCTGATCGAGCACGTATACACTGCCGCCAAGGCCGACAATTGCATCAAGGTGCACTGGCTGACCCACGAGACCAACGCCACCGCCATCAATCTGTACCAGCAAATTGCCGAGCGATCCGGCTTCATCCAGTACCGCAAAGGCTTGTAG
- a CDS encoding LysR family transcriptional regulator, producing MRKSLMRMTLRQLQIFNEVCDLRSYSRAADEMALTQPAVSLQIRQLEELIGQPLFEYVGKKLYLTEAAEALQRASRDIFGRLESLDMQLSDMQGSLQGQLKLAIESSAKYFVPHLFAAFKQRHPEVNLTLTVVNRAQAIRRLSDNRDDLIIMSMVPQDMGLEFLPFLNNPIIAVAPPEHPLCKLQQLRLQDLEPHTLLVREQGSGTRKACEEYFKDKRVHFTQTLEVASADAQRECVIAGLGVALLTRHAVNLELATGVLRELPVEELPLYRSWCVVQSKAKRQSPVALAFLAFIRSERALISGLVERFSGKLPQTPARP from the coding sequence ATGCGTAAGTCATTGATGCGTATGACATTGCGTCAGCTGCAGATCTTCAACGAGGTGTGCGATTTGCGCTCATACAGCCGCGCTGCGGACGAGATGGCGCTGACACAACCCGCCGTTAGTCTACAAATCCGTCAACTGGAAGAGCTGATCGGTCAGCCGCTGTTCGAGTATGTAGGCAAGAAGCTCTACCTGACCGAAGCCGCCGAAGCCCTGCAACGCGCCAGCCGCGACATCTTCGGCCGCCTGGAGAGCCTGGACATGCAGCTGTCGGACATGCAGGGCTCACTCCAGGGGCAACTGAAGCTGGCGATCGAATCCAGCGCCAAGTACTTCGTGCCACACCTGTTCGCTGCCTTCAAGCAGCGCCACCCGGAGGTCAACCTGACCCTGACCGTGGTCAACCGCGCCCAGGCCATTCGCCGTCTTTCCGACAACCGCGACGACCTGATCATCATGTCCATGGTGCCGCAGGACATGGGCCTGGAGTTTCTGCCATTCCTCAACAACCCGATCATCGCGGTGGCGCCGCCCGAGCATCCACTGTGCAAACTGCAACAACTGCGCCTGCAGGACCTGGAGCCTCATACCCTGCTAGTCCGCGAGCAAGGCTCAGGTACCCGAAAGGCTTGCGAGGAGTATTTCAAGGACAAGCGCGTGCACTTCACCCAGACCCTCGAAGTGGCCTCGGCCGACGCCCAGCGCGAATGCGTGATCGCCGGCCTTGGTGTCGCCCTGCTGACTCGCCATGCAGTCAACCTCGAGCTGGCCACCGGTGTGCTCAGAGAACTGCCAGTGGAGGAACTACCGCTGTACCGTAGCTGGTGCGTGGTGCAGTCCAAGGCCAAACGGCAGTCGCCGGTTGCTTTGGCCTTCCTGGCGTTCATCCGTAGCGAACGTGCGCTGATCAGCGGCTTGGTTGAGCGTTTTTCGGGGAAACTGCCACAGACGCCTGCCAGACCGTGA